In the Muricauda sp. MAR_2010_75 genome, one interval contains:
- a CDS encoding SRPBCC family protein — MRLYQLCAKQFLPISKEDGWEFLSNPKNLKTITPPHMGFHILSGGDEPMYAGQIIQYVVKPFPFMATKWVTEITHVIQGEYFVDEQRFGPYALWHHKHFIRETSGGVEMEDIIDYKLPFGFIGRLMHPIVVKSQLKKIFEYRKIKLESLFGSIPGKETSLELKTI; from the coding sequence ATGAGATTATATCAACTTTGTGCGAAACAATTCTTGCCCATATCCAAGGAAGATGGATGGGAATTTTTATCAAATCCTAAAAATCTAAAGACCATCACACCTCCCCACATGGGATTTCACATCTTATCTGGTGGGGATGAACCTATGTATGCAGGACAAATTATTCAATACGTGGTTAAACCATTTCCATTTATGGCCACAAAATGGGTCACTGAAATTACCCATGTAATACAGGGAGAATATTTTGTGGACGAACAACGATTTGGTCCCTATGCACTTTGGCACCACAAACATTTTATTCGTGAAACTTCTGGTGGAGTTGAAATGGAAGACATTATAGACTACAAACTACCCTTTGGTTTCATAGGAAGGTTGATGCATCCCATTGTGGTGAAATCCCAGCTCAAAAAAATATTTGAGTATCGAAAAATAAAATTGGAATCGCTTTTTGGGAGCATCCCTGGAAAAGAAACTTCACTTGAATTAAAAACCATTTAA